From the Accipiter gentilis chromosome 15, bAccGen1.1, whole genome shotgun sequence genome, one window contains:
- the ZNF451 gene encoding E3 SUMO-protein ligase ZNF451 isoform X2, producing MESHSSANIRKSKSPASESEDEIEFIGEGPLRPVLECIDLVSSEDEEPNSSSYIHSNTKRKDHVDYQKERVASTLDRLARHVEVEKQQKEEKNKAFKEKVDSQYAHGLQELEFIREHSDREAARLCVDQWLKMPGLKPGTINSGKRGIYKRAGQTQVNSSPISCPVMHCNREFDNGHLLLGHLQRFDHSPCDPTVTLHGPPNNAVACVICCKSFSTSQQYSDHLLSKLNENDGHKKDLPPQHIQCFACPNCFLLFTKRDECLQHMSGKNHFLQVSKLSDEMKAGLPLPFPSYAKNLLISLCKEVPFQVKCISCYQILRSHMELTAHFRTRCRNSGPVALSKKSISQVAEIFKTKGHCENCDKLFADKNQITQHKQTTRHNIKVLTTMEESILMFCHINGKNKNQSHLCHIVDRSRPLLKRHLTLNESTSEMGSTPSKRKSDSKDKNEDHVANQSQGSACKVKAWFCECLQKFFTEESVEKHILSANRICHKCAVCGKLAENSSIIRLHMSRFHGGAHLTNFLLWCRACSVDLLREEDIMGHVSEFHGGHSYYYEQEALEDEPMPSASDAACISAGERKDCIPSPMELSSEKSPILGKWQCHICEEMFESEESVKQHCMSLESHAFHRYCCGLCRNHFRKVGTLQRHFQEHHNQEIQTKYFCGLCGNLFFDTEEEFLIHYKEIHSMDYAFVPEQMEVSIKKEEDFLPVEEGDRLTCGCRTTYVSKINRKHDYGNCQKAMLQKGNLWFQCCFCSATAQNFADLNSHLSSHMSLKHKGEMYVVRCAACNKNFDDLQSAHQHYHMKHCFLQKPDLSSLASELENTVFKFTASGACVDRRPHELKFQACPSKRWRPQERPQSSPLQGPIQGKKEKKENSTYSEEPGEDGELPDLDYLSTMTHIVLVDLDNWGSLFTQLPANLNQGTFIWGFQGGYSNWKPPVQCKIYNYLKRIGCFFLHPRCGTRREAADFALCVHAGRLDEHLPKQIPFTILSGDKSFLELETQFKMTQRSARILNPHHIEGDMMCALLNSISDTTKGSDSEEDENFRLTVKRSLEETKKQEEQDAELEEAIKRSLEEM from the exons ATGGAGTCTCACAGCTCTGCCAACATTCGCAAGAGTAAATCACCAGCTTCCGAAAGCGAAGATGAGATTGAGTTCATTGGA gaaggacCTTTAAGGCCTGTACTTGAATGCATTGATCTTGTCAGCAGTGAGGATGAAGAACCTAACAGCAGTTCTTATATCCAT AGCAATACTAAGCGTAAAGATCACGTTGACTATCAGAAAGAACGAGTTGCATCAACCTTGGATCGTCTGGCACGCCATGTTGAAGTagagaaacaacaaaaagaagagaaaaacaaagccttTAAG GAGAAAGTTGATTCCCAATATGCTCATGGGTTGCAAGAGCTGGAATTTATTCGGGAACACAGTGACAGAGAAGCTGCAAGGTTATGTGTGGACCAGTGGTTAAAAATGCCAG GTCTCAAACCAGGCACCATTAACAGTGGAAAAAGGGGTATTTATAAGAGGGCAGGTCAGACACAAGTCAACAGCAGTCCCATATCTTGTCCTGTGATGCATTGCAACAGGGAGTTTGATAATGGACATCTCCTCCTAGGTCACCTTCAAAG GTTTGATCATTCTCCTTGTGACCCAACAGTCACATTACATGGACCCCCAAATAATGCTGTTGCCTGTGTGATATGCTGCAAAAGTTTTTCAACGTCTCAGCAGTACAGTGATCATCTTCTATCTAAG CTAAATGAAAATGACGGACATAAAAAAGATCTCCCTCCACAGCATATTCAGTGTTTTGCATGCCCAAACTGCTTCCTCCTTTTCACCAAAAGAGATGAATGCTTGCAGCATATGTCAGGAAAGAACCACTTCCTCCAGGTTTCCAAATTGAGTG ATGAAATGAAGGCTGGCCTTCCTCTACCTTTCCCATCCTATGCAAAGAACCTTCTGATATCTCTGTGCAAAGAAGTCCCCTTCCAAGTGAAGTGTATATCCTGCTACCAGATACTACGCTCGCATATGGAATTAACAGCTCATTTCAG AACACGTTGTCGTAATTCTGGGCCCGTAGCACTGTCAAAGAAGAGCATCTCCCAAGTTGCAgagatatttaaaacaaaaggtcaCTGTGAGAACTGTGATAAGCTGTTTGCTGATAAGAATCAGATCACCCAGCATAAGCAAACCACTCGACATAACATTAAAGTTCTTACTACAATGGAAGAGTCCATCTTGATGTTCTGTCATatcaatggaaaaaataaaaatcagtctcATTTGTGCCACATTGTGGATCGGTCAAGACCACTGCTTAAAAGACATTTGACTTTGAATGAGTCTACCAGTGAAATGGGGTCTACTCCTTCAAAACGGAAGAGTGAttcaaaagataaaaatgaagatCATGTAGCAAACCAAAGTCAGGGCAGTGCTTGCAAAGTAAAAGCCTGGTTTTGTGAATGTCTTCAAAAGTTTTTTACAGAAGAGTCAGTAGAAAAGCACATTCTATCAGCAAATCGGATCTGTCACAAGTGTGCTGTGTGTGGAAAGCTTGCTGAAAATTCGAGCATTATCCGCCTGCATATGAGTCGATTCCATGGGGGAGCACACTTGACTAATTTTCTTCTCTGGTGCAGAGCATGCTCTGTAGATCTCCTCAGAGAAGAGGATATTATGGGACACGTGAGTGAATTTCATGGTGGACATAGTTACTATTATGAGCAAGAAGCTTTAGAAGATGAGCCTATGCCATCTGCTTCTGACGCAGCATGCATTTCTGCAGGTGAAAGGAAAGACTGCATTCCTAGTCCTATGGAACTCTCCTCTGAAAAAAGTCCTATTCTGGGAAAATGGCAATGCCACATTTGTGAAGAGATGTTTGAATCTGAAGAGAGCGTTAAACAGCATTGCATGTCATTAGAAAGCCATGCATTTCACAGATACTGCTGTGGCTTATGCAGAAATCACTTTCGGAAAGTAGGAACGCTACAGCGACACTTCCAAGAGCATCATAACCAGGAGATACAGACTAAATACTTCTGTGGCCTTTGTGGTAATCTCTTTTTTGACACAGAAGAAGAATTTCTAATCCATTATAAGGAGATTCATAGCATGGACTATGCATTTGTGCCTGAGCAGATGGAAGTATcaataaaaaaagaggaggacTTCCTCCCAGTAGAAGAAGGAGACCGTTTAACCTGTGGTTGCCGGACAACTTATGTCTCCAAAATAAACAGGAAGCACGATTATGGGAATTGTCAGAAAGCCATGCTGCAAAAAGGAAATTTATGGTTTCaatgctgcttctgttctgcAACTGCACAGAATTTTGCTGATTTGAACAGTCATCTCAGCAGTCACATGTCACTGAAACATAAGGGAGAGATGTATGTTGTTAGATGTGCTGCATGCAACAAAAACTTTGATGATCTTCAGAGTGCACATCAGCACTATCACATGAAACACTGCTTCTTGCAGAAACCTGATCTATCAAGTCTTGCATCAGAATTGGAAAATACAGTATTCAAGTTCACAGCAAGTGGGGCTTGTGTGGACAGAAGACCTCATGAACTAAAATTTCAAGCATGTCCATCCAAGAGATGGAGACCACAGGAAAGACCACAATCGTCTCCTCTACAGGGACCaatacagggaaagaaagaaaaaaaagagaactcaaCATACTCTGAAGAACCTGGTGAAG ATGGTGAACTTCCTGATCTTGACTACCTGAGTACCATGACTCACATTGTGTTGGTGGATCTGGACAACTGGGGAAGCTTATTCACGCAGCTGCCAGCTAACCTGAACCAAGGGACGTTTATCTGGGGCTTTCAAG GAGGATACAGCAACTGGAAACCTCCAGTGCAGTGCAAAATTTACAATTATCTTAAGAGGATTGGATGTTTCTTTCTTCATCCACGTTGTGGTACCAGACGAGAAGCAGCAGACTTTGCTCTCTGTGTTCAT GCTGGTCGTCTGGATGAGCACCTGCCCAAGCAAATTCCTTTCACCATACTGTCTGGAGACAAAAGCTTCCTGGAACTGGAAACTCAGTTTAAGATGACCCAGCGGTCAGCTCGCATCCTAAATCCTCACCACATTGAAGGAGACATGATGTGTGCCTTGCTAAACAGCATTTCAGATACCACAAAAG GTTCAGATAGCGAAGAGGATGAAAATTTCAGACTAACAGTGAAGAGGAGcttagaagaaacaaagaaacaggaag AGCAAGATGCAGAATTGGAAGAAGCTATCAAGAGAAGCCTTGAGGAAATGTAA
- the ZNF451 gene encoding E3 SUMO-protein ligase ZNF451 isoform X1, translating to MRGEQWAFVYLDFSEALGTVFHKILTPKLLMSGTDRQTIMESHSSANIRKSKSPASESEDEIEFIGEGPLRPVLECIDLVSSEDEEPNSSSYIHSNTKRKDHVDYQKERVASTLDRLARHVEVEKQQKEEKNKAFKEKVDSQYAHGLQELEFIREHSDREAARLCVDQWLKMPGLKPGTINSGKRGIYKRAGQTQVNSSPISCPVMHCNREFDNGHLLLGHLQRFDHSPCDPTVTLHGPPNNAVACVICCKSFSTSQQYSDHLLSKLNENDGHKKDLPPQHIQCFACPNCFLLFTKRDECLQHMSGKNHFLQVSKLSDEMKAGLPLPFPSYAKNLLISLCKEVPFQVKCISCYQILRSHMELTAHFRTRCRNSGPVALSKKSISQVAEIFKTKGHCENCDKLFADKNQITQHKQTTRHNIKVLTTMEESILMFCHINGKNKNQSHLCHIVDRSRPLLKRHLTLNESTSEMGSTPSKRKSDSKDKNEDHVANQSQGSACKVKAWFCECLQKFFTEESVEKHILSANRICHKCAVCGKLAENSSIIRLHMSRFHGGAHLTNFLLWCRACSVDLLREEDIMGHVSEFHGGHSYYYEQEALEDEPMPSASDAACISAGERKDCIPSPMELSSEKSPILGKWQCHICEEMFESEESVKQHCMSLESHAFHRYCCGLCRNHFRKVGTLQRHFQEHHNQEIQTKYFCGLCGNLFFDTEEEFLIHYKEIHSMDYAFVPEQMEVSIKKEEDFLPVEEGDRLTCGCRTTYVSKINRKHDYGNCQKAMLQKGNLWFQCCFCSATAQNFADLNSHLSSHMSLKHKGEMYVVRCAACNKNFDDLQSAHQHYHMKHCFLQKPDLSSLASELENTVFKFTASGACVDRRPHELKFQACPSKRWRPQERPQSSPLQGPIQGKKEKKENSTYSEEPGEDGELPDLDYLSTMTHIVLVDLDNWGSLFTQLPANLNQGTFIWGFQGGYSNWKPPVQCKIYNYLKRIGCFFLHPRCGTRREAADFALCVHAGRLDEHLPKQIPFTILSGDKSFLELETQFKMTQRSARILNPHHIEGDMMCALLNSISDTTKGSDSEEDENFRLTVKRSLEETKKQEEQDAELEEAIKRSLEEM from the exons ATAATGGAGTCTCACAGCTCTGCCAACATTCGCAAGAGTAAATCACCAGCTTCCGAAAGCGAAGATGAGATTGAGTTCATTGGA gaaggacCTTTAAGGCCTGTACTTGAATGCATTGATCTTGTCAGCAGTGAGGATGAAGAACCTAACAGCAGTTCTTATATCCAT AGCAATACTAAGCGTAAAGATCACGTTGACTATCAGAAAGAACGAGTTGCATCAACCTTGGATCGTCTGGCACGCCATGTTGAAGTagagaaacaacaaaaagaagagaaaaacaaagccttTAAG GAGAAAGTTGATTCCCAATATGCTCATGGGTTGCAAGAGCTGGAATTTATTCGGGAACACAGTGACAGAGAAGCTGCAAGGTTATGTGTGGACCAGTGGTTAAAAATGCCAG GTCTCAAACCAGGCACCATTAACAGTGGAAAAAGGGGTATTTATAAGAGGGCAGGTCAGACACAAGTCAACAGCAGTCCCATATCTTGTCCTGTGATGCATTGCAACAGGGAGTTTGATAATGGACATCTCCTCCTAGGTCACCTTCAAAG GTTTGATCATTCTCCTTGTGACCCAACAGTCACATTACATGGACCCCCAAATAATGCTGTTGCCTGTGTGATATGCTGCAAAAGTTTTTCAACGTCTCAGCAGTACAGTGATCATCTTCTATCTAAG CTAAATGAAAATGACGGACATAAAAAAGATCTCCCTCCACAGCATATTCAGTGTTTTGCATGCCCAAACTGCTTCCTCCTTTTCACCAAAAGAGATGAATGCTTGCAGCATATGTCAGGAAAGAACCACTTCCTCCAGGTTTCCAAATTGAGTG ATGAAATGAAGGCTGGCCTTCCTCTACCTTTCCCATCCTATGCAAAGAACCTTCTGATATCTCTGTGCAAAGAAGTCCCCTTCCAAGTGAAGTGTATATCCTGCTACCAGATACTACGCTCGCATATGGAATTAACAGCTCATTTCAG AACACGTTGTCGTAATTCTGGGCCCGTAGCACTGTCAAAGAAGAGCATCTCCCAAGTTGCAgagatatttaaaacaaaaggtcaCTGTGAGAACTGTGATAAGCTGTTTGCTGATAAGAATCAGATCACCCAGCATAAGCAAACCACTCGACATAACATTAAAGTTCTTACTACAATGGAAGAGTCCATCTTGATGTTCTGTCATatcaatggaaaaaataaaaatcagtctcATTTGTGCCACATTGTGGATCGGTCAAGACCACTGCTTAAAAGACATTTGACTTTGAATGAGTCTACCAGTGAAATGGGGTCTACTCCTTCAAAACGGAAGAGTGAttcaaaagataaaaatgaagatCATGTAGCAAACCAAAGTCAGGGCAGTGCTTGCAAAGTAAAAGCCTGGTTTTGTGAATGTCTTCAAAAGTTTTTTACAGAAGAGTCAGTAGAAAAGCACATTCTATCAGCAAATCGGATCTGTCACAAGTGTGCTGTGTGTGGAAAGCTTGCTGAAAATTCGAGCATTATCCGCCTGCATATGAGTCGATTCCATGGGGGAGCACACTTGACTAATTTTCTTCTCTGGTGCAGAGCATGCTCTGTAGATCTCCTCAGAGAAGAGGATATTATGGGACACGTGAGTGAATTTCATGGTGGACATAGTTACTATTATGAGCAAGAAGCTTTAGAAGATGAGCCTATGCCATCTGCTTCTGACGCAGCATGCATTTCTGCAGGTGAAAGGAAAGACTGCATTCCTAGTCCTATGGAACTCTCCTCTGAAAAAAGTCCTATTCTGGGAAAATGGCAATGCCACATTTGTGAAGAGATGTTTGAATCTGAAGAGAGCGTTAAACAGCATTGCATGTCATTAGAAAGCCATGCATTTCACAGATACTGCTGTGGCTTATGCAGAAATCACTTTCGGAAAGTAGGAACGCTACAGCGACACTTCCAAGAGCATCATAACCAGGAGATACAGACTAAATACTTCTGTGGCCTTTGTGGTAATCTCTTTTTTGACACAGAAGAAGAATTTCTAATCCATTATAAGGAGATTCATAGCATGGACTATGCATTTGTGCCTGAGCAGATGGAAGTATcaataaaaaaagaggaggacTTCCTCCCAGTAGAAGAAGGAGACCGTTTAACCTGTGGTTGCCGGACAACTTATGTCTCCAAAATAAACAGGAAGCACGATTATGGGAATTGTCAGAAAGCCATGCTGCAAAAAGGAAATTTATGGTTTCaatgctgcttctgttctgcAACTGCACAGAATTTTGCTGATTTGAACAGTCATCTCAGCAGTCACATGTCACTGAAACATAAGGGAGAGATGTATGTTGTTAGATGTGCTGCATGCAACAAAAACTTTGATGATCTTCAGAGTGCACATCAGCACTATCACATGAAACACTGCTTCTTGCAGAAACCTGATCTATCAAGTCTTGCATCAGAATTGGAAAATACAGTATTCAAGTTCACAGCAAGTGGGGCTTGTGTGGACAGAAGACCTCATGAACTAAAATTTCAAGCATGTCCATCCAAGAGATGGAGACCACAGGAAAGACCACAATCGTCTCCTCTACAGGGACCaatacagggaaagaaagaaaaaaaagagaactcaaCATACTCTGAAGAACCTGGTGAAG ATGGTGAACTTCCTGATCTTGACTACCTGAGTACCATGACTCACATTGTGTTGGTGGATCTGGACAACTGGGGAAGCTTATTCACGCAGCTGCCAGCTAACCTGAACCAAGGGACGTTTATCTGGGGCTTTCAAG GAGGATACAGCAACTGGAAACCTCCAGTGCAGTGCAAAATTTACAATTATCTTAAGAGGATTGGATGTTTCTTTCTTCATCCACGTTGTGGTACCAGACGAGAAGCAGCAGACTTTGCTCTCTGTGTTCAT GCTGGTCGTCTGGATGAGCACCTGCCCAAGCAAATTCCTTTCACCATACTGTCTGGAGACAAAAGCTTCCTGGAACTGGAAACTCAGTTTAAGATGACCCAGCGGTCAGCTCGCATCCTAAATCCTCACCACATTGAAGGAGACATGATGTGTGCCTTGCTAAACAGCATTTCAGATACCACAAAAG GTTCAGATAGCGAAGAGGATGAAAATTTCAGACTAACAGTGAAGAGGAGcttagaagaaacaaagaaacaggaag AGCAAGATGCAGAATTGGAAGAAGCTATCAAGAGAAGCCTTGAGGAAATGTAA